In a single window of the Elaeis guineensis isolate ETL-2024a chromosome 4, EG11, whole genome shotgun sequence genome:
- the LOC105043209 gene encoding protein SHORT INTERNODES 1, translating to MAGFSLGGSHRHGGEEEEGIPPENLFLYSGSGSGSGRTEEIAYTRGFELWQQQMHRHHHHHHQHLYPSSTTAALLSFSDEPPPQPPQLGVGGGGGGRMRGSGSGSGGGMSCQDCGNQAKKDCVHLRCRTCCKSRGFQCPTHVKSTWVPASKRRERQQQLAAAAAFQQQHQHQQSQSLRIAEPSKRPREICPRLPTAAIATSTSSGGGGMDAMSFPAEVSSAAVFRCVRVSPMDEADDEFAYQTAVNIGGHVFKGILYDQGPDAPFPQTTTPRGHIHYGESSSSAAAAAITTAAAIATTLAGASTAPASAGLLDPSSLYPTPLSAFMAGTQFFPHHPRP from the exons ATGGCAGGGTTCTCTTTAGGTGGGAGCCACCGGCACGGaggcgaagaagaagaaggaattcCCCCCGAGAACCTCTTCCTTTACAGCGGCAGCGGCAGCGGCAGCGGCAGGACCGAAGAAATCGCCTACACCCGCGGCTTCGAGCTATGGCAGCAGCAGATGCaccgccaccaccaccaccaccaccagcaCCTGTATCCCTCATCGACGACAGCCGCTCTTCTTTCCTTCTCGGATGAGCCCCCGCCTCAACCGCCCCAATTaggagtaggaggaggaggaggaggacggaTGAGAGGCAGCGGCAGCGGCAGCGGCGGCGGTATGAGCTGCCAGGACTGCGGCAACCAGGCCAAGAAGGACTGCGTCCACCTGCGCTGCCGCACCTGCTGCAAGAGCCGCGGCTTCCAGTGCCCCACCCACGTCAAGAGCACCTGGGTCCCCGCCTCCAAGCGCCGCGAGCGCCAGCAGCAgctcgccgccgccgccgccttcCAGCAGCAGCACCAGCACCAGCAATCCCAGTCCCTCCGCATCGCAGAGCCTTCCAAGCGGCCCCGAGAGATCTGCCCCCGCCTCCCCACTGCTGCCATCGCCACAAGCACCTCCTCAG GAGGCGGGGGGATGGATGCGATGAGCTTCCCCGCCGAGGTGAGCTCGGCGGCGGTGTTTCGCTGCGTGCGCGTGAGCCCGATGGACGAGGCGGACGACGAGTTCGCGTACCAGACGGCGGTCAACATCGGCGGGCACGTGTTCAAGGGCATCCTCTACGACCAGGGACCCGACGCCCCCTTCCCTCAGACGACGACCCCCCGCGGCCACATTCACTACGGTGAATCCTCCTCTTCTGCAGCAGCCGCCGCCATCACTACTGCTGCTGCTATTGCTACTACTCTCGCTGGTGCCAGTACTGCGCCAGCTTCCGCCGGACTGTTGGATCCTTCGTCGCTGTACCCGACTCCACTCAGTGCTTTCATGGCCGGTACCCAGTTCTTTCCCCACCACCCCAGACCCTAG